The following DNA comes from Ascaphus truei isolate aAscTru1 chromosome 1, aAscTru1.hap1, whole genome shotgun sequence.
CTTACTTGTTTAGTCTTgatccgtaaaaaaaaaaaaaaactgactgCAGATCTAGCTTCAGCAAGACACTAGTTTTCATTTGACACGGAAAGAAGAGAGAGCATGTTCCCTTTAGTTCACCTGACCAGTCTTTGATTGCGTTATACAAGATGTAGGTATATACAGCTATACATTTATagatttaaaaacattaaaatctGTACTGttcgatacaaaaaaaaaaaagaagaagataaTCCCAAGCAGTCTATATCCCAGCTGAATATTTCATCCTTTTCTGTTTCTGCCTTTGGTTGCAGAACCAGACCCGGACCACGTTTTTCTTCAGGTCCAGTTTCTCAGCAATAGCTGCGATCTTTTCGGAGGAAGGGCGAGGCTGGATGGTGAAATAAGCTTCCAGTGACCTCTTCTCCGGGGCTGCTATGGACGTGCGTTTCCTCTTCTTCTCCGCCCCATTGAAGAGCTCGGGCTTGGTGAGCTTCTCCCGGTGAGACTTCTCTGCCTCCTCCAGCCAAGCTTGCAGGATGGGCTTGAGGGCGATCATGTTgttgtgggacagagtgagggactcGAACCTGCAGATGGTGCTCTGACTCAGGGATCCCACCCCGGGGATCTTCAGGTTGGCAAGGGCAGACCCTACATCTGCCTGGGTAACCCCCAATTTGATCCTCCTCTGCTTGAACCTCTCAGCAAAGGCTTCCAAGTCCCTGGGATCCGCGTCCAAGTCGCTCATGCAGCCCATGTGGGATGGTAGCCCATGGGCATGTGCCATGCTTAGCGCTGCCTGGTGCATTTGGTTCATGCTGGCCATGTGGGGATGAGATGGCGTGGAGACCACTGAGCCATCTGGTCCTGTCATGGCCCCAAGTGTTAACCCTGGGTTGATGTGGTCCA
Coding sequences within:
- the POU4F2 gene encoding POU domain, class 4, transcription factor 2 — translated: MMMMSLNNKQPFGMPHSSLQDEAKYSGLHSSSPHSSSSATSSPSITSVRTSSGAGGGGSSSSEAMRRACLPNPPSNIFGGLDESLLARAEALAAVDLVSQCKSQHHHHHHPPHHSPFKPDATYHTMNTIPCTSASSSSSVPISHPSGVPGSHHHHHHHHHHQPLEGELLDHINPGLTLGAMTGPDGSVVSTPSHPHMASMNQMHQAALSMAHAHGLPSHMGCMSDLDADPRDLEAFAERFKQRRIKLGVTQADVGSALANLKIPGVGSLSQSTICRFESLTLSHNNMIALKPILQAWLEEAEKSHREKLTKPELFNGAEKKRKRTSIAAPEKRSLEAYFTIQPRPSSEKIAAIAEKLDLKKNVVRVWFCNQRQKQKRMKYSAGI